Genomic DNA from Taurinivorans muris:
GCAGCTCAGCGGTTTTTTCATTTTTTCACGGATTAATATCTATTATTTTACAGGAACGCCCGCCAACGGCGTTTTATACGTTCCCATGAACGGCGAACCGCTTTTGTTCGTGCGGAAAGGATTTGAAAAAGCGAAGCAGGAATGCCCGTTTGAACATATTTACCGCTACACGTCTTATGCGGAAATCGAAACCGTTTGTGCGGACTTAGGCTTGGCGCTTTCGGAAAATGCTTTGTACGGAATGGAAACAGCGGGGCTTACCGCCCAGCTTGCAATGCTTTTTTGCAGTAAAATCAAAGCGTTTTCCCAAAATATCCCCGCTGCGGTCGACAATGAGATAAAATATGTCAGAAGCATAAAAAGCCCCTATGAATGCGAAAAAATACGCGAAGCCGGCAAAAGGCAGGCTCTAGCCTTGGAAAAAATCCTGCCTTTTTATCTGAACGGCATACTGCACCATACCGTACCCCGTCCGCCTTCCATTCTTGAACAATACGGCAAGGAGCCCGCTTCACGATACGGACAAGACCCGTTCATTCTGTCAGAAAAAAATATAGCCAAGCACTGCGTACAAATTTACACGGAATTGGAGCATGGCTTTTTATGCCGGATGTCAGCGCACGGCGAAGAAATATTTTACGGACATGTCGCCTGCGGCGATAATTTAATCGCTCCGACCTATTATAACGGCGCAATGGGTTTTCAAGGCCTGCACCCTGCCTTGCCCTGTCTGGGGTCGGAAAAGGTTTGGCAAAAGGGCGAGCCGCTTTGCGTTGACATGGTGTTCAATTACGAAGGATACCATACGGACAAAACCCAATGCTATTTCTACGGACGGGAACAGGATTTGCCGGACGAAGCGAAAAAAGCCTACGAATGCTGTTTTGCCGTTCAGGAGCTCGTGCTGCGGCGGCTAACACACGGCGCCGTTCCGGAAGAAATATGGTCCGAAACCTTGAAACTTGTGGAAAAATTTAACTTTACAGAACAATTCATGGGTTATAAACAAAACAGAGTGCCTTTCCTGGGGCACGGCATCGGGCTGTCTGTCGACGAATTTCCGGTCCTTGCCAAAAATTTTAAAGAACCGCTGCAAAATTCCATGATCATCGCCTGCGAACCGAAAATCGCCCTGCCGAACTTCGGCATGGTCGGCATAGAAAACACGTTTGAACTTATTGACAATACGGTAAAAAATATCACATCCGCCCAAGACGGAATTATTTTTATCTCTTAAAAGAGGCTCCTATGAACATTCCTAAAAAACCGGATTATGCGAACCCTTATTTTTGGGTGGAATTTCCTGATGAAGACAATATGCGCAGCCCGAAAACGGAAGCGGATGTTTTTTTCGTACACGGCACGGTTCTGCACAGCAAAACGGAAATATATTACGACACATACGACGAGGAACAACGCAGACTGCCCTTGCGTCCCCGCATGACCCATGCGGGCGTCTATAAAAAAACATGCCGTATTTTTCAGCCCCATTACCGGCAAGTCAGTATGGAGGCGCATTTAAACGACTTGGCGACCATCAGAAAATATTATGAAATTCCTTTTGAAGATGTTCTGCAAGCCTATTCCTTTTTTAAAGAAAACTGGAACAAAGACAGACCGCTTATCTTGGCAGGAAACAGCCAAGGCTCTTTTGTGCTTTTGGAACTGCTTAAATATTTGGCGCATACCAAGCAATTACCCGAAAACATGGTGGCGGCATATCTCATCGGGGCAAGCGTGGTTCCCAGCGACCTTGAAAAAATCGGACTGCCCCTTTGCCAGAGCCCGACAGATTTGAATTGCATCATCGCTTACAATGTCTTGGCAAAAGGCGCCGTCAAAGGCTTTACCGTTTTTCCTGACGCCCTTTGCGTCAATCCGCTTTCCTGGAAAAACACCGAAGAAATTGCCGACAAATCCTTACACTTGGGCTTTGTCGAAACAAAGGAAGACGGAACGCAGCTTATCCGTAAAAACGCCACAAACGCTTGGATAGACAAAAAAATCGGAGCCGTTATCGTGGATATTTACGATATTGAAACAGCTCCGCCGCGGGAATATTTTCCGAAAGGAGATTTGCACAGCTACAATTATCCGCTCTTTTTCAAAAATATCGAGGCAAACGTCGAAGAGCGGATTTCAGCATACCTGAAAAACAGAAAAAATTAAAATAAAAATTTTTCACTTGCCAAAACAAAAAAAATAACCTAGATAAATTCAGTTATTCACCAAACACATTTTCACAGCTGCTTGGGGTCCCGAACAACCGAAAGCCACACAAAAAGAATAACTGTGTCATTTCAAGAAGATAGCAATATCAGGGTGCAAAGCATTGGGTGAAAATGGAAGAAAAAAACCCTTGGAGGAATTATCATGGCTTATGTAAGCATGAAACAAATGCTCGAAACCGGTGTGCATTTCGGTCACCAAACCCGCCGTTGGAATCCAAAAATGCGTCCTTACATCTTCGGCGCCCGTAACGGTGTGCATATCATCGATTTGCAGCAAACAGTAAAACTTTTCCGCACAGCCCACGACAAAATCGTTGAAACCGTGGCGAACGGCGGCAAAGTTCTTTTCATCGGCACAAAACGCCAAGCACAGGAAGCCGTTGCGCAGGAAGCCGAAAGAGCTGGCCAGCCATACGTAACCAACCGCTGGATGGGCGGCACCCTTACCAACTTCGTCACCATTCAAAAAAGCGTTGACCGCCTTAAGAAATTGGAACAAATGTTCGCCGACGGCACAATCAACCGCTATTCAAAAAAAGAAATCCTCACTTTCCAACGTGAACTTGACAAACTCAACCTCACCTTGGGCGGCATTAAAAATATGCAGGGCATTCCGCAGCTTGCTTTTGTTATCGACCCTCACCGCGAAGACATCGCCATCAAAGAATGCCGCAAGCTCGGCATTCCCGTTGTCGCCATTACCGATACCAACTGCGATCCTGATGTCATCGACTACATTATCCCCGGAAACGATGACGCAATCCGCGCAATCAAACTTTTTGTAGGCGCAATGGCGGACGCTTGTCTTGAAGGCGCCGCAATGGGCAAAGACGGCGAAGTCGTCGACTTGGAAACCATTGCCGCTAAAAACGAAGCTGAAGCAGAACAAGCTGAAAAAGCCGAACAAGAAACCGCTGAATAGTTCTTGTCCTGACAAATTTACAGTGCCGTAATCTTTTTTACGGCACTCTTTTCAACGTATAGCAATAATTGGAGATATACAATGAGCCAAATTACCGCTTCCATGGTGAAAGACCTTCGCGAAAAAACCGGCGCAGGCATGATGGACTGCAAAAAAGCGCTCCAAGAAAGTGGTGCCGATATTGAAAAAGCTGTTGACTGGCTTCGTCAAAAAGGTCTTGCAAAAGCTGCAAAACGTGCAGACCGCGCCGCCGAAGAAGGCATCATCATCCTCAAAACCTCCGGT
This window encodes:
- a CDS encoding DUF3089 domain-containing protein; this encodes MNIPKKPDYANPYFWVEFPDEDNMRSPKTEADVFFVHGTVLHSKTEIYYDTYDEEQRRLPLRPRMTHAGVYKKTCRIFQPHYRQVSMEAHLNDLATIRKYYEIPFEDVLQAYSFFKENWNKDRPLILAGNSQGSFVLLELLKYLAHTKQLPENMVAAYLIGASVVPSDLEKIGLPLCQSPTDLNCIIAYNVLAKGAVKGFTVFPDALCVNPLSWKNTEEIADKSLHLGFVETKEDGTQLIRKNATNAWIDKKIGAVIVDIYDIETAPPREYFPKGDLHSYNYPLFFKNIEANVEERISAYLKNRKN
- a CDS encoding M24 family metallopeptidase; translation: MHIPKNEHIARLKNIKTRICEKHPQLSGFFIFSRINIYYFTGTPANGVLYVPMNGEPLLFVRKGFEKAKQECPFEHIYRYTSYAEIETVCADLGLALSENALYGMETAGLTAQLAMLFCSKIKAFSQNIPAAVDNEIKYVRSIKSPYECEKIREAGKRQALALEKILPFYLNGILHHTVPRPPSILEQYGKEPASRYGQDPFILSEKNIAKHCVQIYTELEHGFLCRMSAHGEEIFYGHVACGDNLIAPTYYNGAMGFQGLHPALPCLGSEKVWQKGEPLCVDMVFNYEGYHTDKTQCYFYGREQDLPDEAKKAYECCFAVQELVLRRLTHGAVPEEIWSETLKLVEKFNFTEQFMGYKQNRVPFLGHGIGLSVDEFPVLAKNFKEPLQNSMIIACEPKIALPNFGMVGIENTFELIDNTVKNITSAQDGIIFIS
- the rpsB gene encoding 30S ribosomal protein S2, which encodes MAYVSMKQMLETGVHFGHQTRRWNPKMRPYIFGARNGVHIIDLQQTVKLFRTAHDKIVETVANGGKVLFIGTKRQAQEAVAQEAERAGQPYVTNRWMGGTLTNFVTIQKSVDRLKKLEQMFADGTINRYSKKEILTFQRELDKLNLTLGGIKNMQGIPQLAFVIDPHREDIAIKECRKLGIPVVAITDTNCDPDVIDYIIPGNDDAIRAIKLFVGAMADACLEGAAMGKDGEVVDLETIAAKNEAEAEQAEKAEQETAE